In one Populus nigra chromosome 12, ddPopNigr1.1, whole genome shotgun sequence genomic region, the following are encoded:
- the LOC133669504 gene encoding B3 domain-containing transcription repressor VAL1-like codes for MDTKICMNASCQTATTHEWKRGWPLRSGGHALLCYNCGSAYEDSLFCDTFHSEEPGWRECNICSKHLHCGCIASKFLLELLDYGGVGCASCARSSRLRLMQSDEIPNGFSFLARNNAGDSESIPAENTVAGNSNDEGGLAQLCRLLEANEPSLLHPSKRANTNGGLGQFRQEEIMHAIGDIGTGFSNVTQPSIGSPKFSKPNNMSSLLDLRDMHSSLSQPSLSMALGAPSGTTNFVTFPDGAVEGKEQRKTPSSFQQGQRSRPILPKPSKPGLSVSSENNIGAASELRIARPPAEGRGKNQLLPRYWPRITDQELQQLSGDLNSNIVPLFEKILSASDAGRIGRLVLPKACAEAYFPPISQSEGIPLRIQDIKGREWTFQFRFWPNNNSRMYVLEGVTPCIHSMLLKAGDTITFSRIDPGGKLVMGFRKSTNNDEDTQDVQASGLLDGTASGETSFSADGDIGWNNSENHRGRINGDQLQQTTAPTEKKRTQNIGPKSKRLLMHGEDAMELRLTWEEAQDLLRPPPSVMKPTIVTIEDHEFEEYDEPPVFGKRTIFTSRSSGGQEQWAQCDDCSKWRNLPVDALLPPKWTCSENAWDSSRCTCSAPEEMTSKDLDNVLGVSKDFKKRRNLGSQKRFQEREPSGLDALATVAVLGDNLDDSGDPSVGATTKHPRHRLGCTCIVCIQPPSGKGKHKPTCTCNVCMTVKRRFKTLMLRKKKRQSEREAEISQQDNMDHKEESEMNGTMSHEVLHINNPDTEGNQSQRQIEKPETSAGQIDLNCHPNSEDMSLEIPGLSTMNLVDTANSPLDNYIKQNGLSSFVWDHQGGPAQQSGESLRRLSDEAFLASIGWTHESIRD; via the exons ATGGACACCAAGATTTGCATGAATGCATCGTGTCAAACTGCAACAACTCATGAATGGAAGAGAGGTTGGCCTTTGCGATCTGGTGGTCATGCTCTTCTCTGCTACAATTGCGg ATCTGCATATGAGGATTCCCTTTTCTGCGATACATTCCACTCAGAGGAACCTGGATGGAGGGAATGCAATATATGCAGCAAG CATCTCCACTGTGGATGCATAGCATCAAAGTTTTTGCTTGAACTCTTGGATTATGGGGGTGTTGGGTGTGCTAGCTGCGCAAGGAGTTCTCGACTTCGTTTG ATGCAAAGTGATGAGATTCCTAATGGATTTAGCTTTTTGGCAAGAAATAATGCTGGTGATTCGGAGTCTATTCCTGCTGAAAACACAGTGGCTGGTAATAGCAATGATGAGGGAGGACTTGCTCAGTTGTGCAGGCTTCTAGAGGCTAATGAACCCAGTCTATTGCATCCCTCCAAGAGAGCCAACACTAATGGAGGTCTTGGGCAATTCAGACAAGAAGAGATCATGCATGCAATTGGGGATATTGGCACAGGCTTCTCAAATGTGACTCAACCATCAATTGGATCACCTAAATTTTCCAAACCAAACAATATGAGTTCTTTGTTAGATTTGAGAGATATGCATAGTTCACTTTCTCAGCCATCTTTGAGTATGGCATTGGGAGCTCCATCTGGGACTACAAATTTTGTAACCTTTCCTGATGGGGCTGTTGAAGGAAAGGAACAAAGAAAAACACCTTCTTCCTTTCAACAGGGACAAAGATCTCGACCAATATTGCCTAAACCCTCAAAACCTGGCCTTTCTGTGAGTTCAGAGAATAATATAGGTGCAGCTTCTGAGCTGCGGATTGCAAGGCCACCTGCTGAGGGGCGTGGGAAGAATCAGTTACTTCCTCGGTATTGGCCAAGGATAACTGACCAAGAGCTGCAGCAATTATCGGGAGA TTTGAACTCCAATATTGTGCCATTGTTTGAGAAGATTCTCAGTGCCAGTGATGCAGGTCGAATTGGTCGATTGGTTCTTCCAAAAGCATGTGCAGAA GCATATTTTCCTCCTATCTCTCAATCTGAAGGGATTCCTTTAAGGATTCAAGATATAAAAGGGAGAGAATGGACGTTTCAGTTCAGATTTTGGCCCAACAACAACAGTAGGATGTATGTGTTGGAGGGTGTAACCCCTTGCATACACTCTATGCTATTAAAAGCGGGTGATACAA TAACATTTAGCCGGATAGATCCTGGAGGCAAACTTGTCATGGGATTTCGCAAGTCAACAAACAACGATGAAGATACACAG GACGTCCAGGCATCTGGTCTTCTCGATGGCACTGCTTCAGGGGAAACTTCCTTTTCTG CTGATGGGGATATTGGCTGGAACAATAGTGAGAACCACAGGGGCAGGATAAATGGGGATCAACTGCAGCAAACAACAGCGCCCACAGAGAAGAAAAGGACTCAAAATATTGGACCTAAAAGTAAGAGGCTGCTCATGCATGGTGAAGACGCTATGGAGCTAAGACTAACATGGGAGGAAGCACAGGACTTGCTTCGTCCACCCCCAAGCGTGATGAAGCCAACCATTGTCACTATTGAAGACCATGAATTTGAAGAATATGAT GAGCCTCCGGTTTTTGGGAAGAGGACCATATTTACTTCTAGATCATCTGG GGGACAAGAACAGTGGGCTCAATGTGATGATTGTTCCAAATGGCGAAATCTCCCTGTGGATGCTCTTCTCCCTCCAAAATGGACGTGCTCAGAGAATGCTTGGGATTCAAGCAG GTGTACATGTTCTGCACCTGAAGAGATGACTTCAAAGGATTTGGATAATGTTCTGGGAGTGAGCAAAG ATTTCAAGAAGCGAAGGAATTTAGGAAGTCAGAAGCGGTTCCAAGAGCGGGAGCCTTCTGGCTTAGATGCTCTGGCTACTGTTGCAGTTTTAGGAGACAATCTAGATGATTCAGGTGATCCATCAGTTGGAGCCACCACAAAGCATCCCCGGCACCGCCTTGGTTGCACTTGCATCGTTTGCATTCAACCACCAAGTGGGAAAGGCAAGCACAAGCCCACATGCACGTGTAATGTGTGCATGACTGTAAAGCGCCGTTTTAAAACCCTCATGCTGCGCAAGAAGAAACGCCAATCAGAACGCGAAGCAGAAATCTCACAGCAGGACAACATGGATCATAAGGAGGAATCAGAAATGAACGGCACAATGAGTCATGAAGTGTTGCATATAAATAATCCAGACACTGAAGGAAATCAAAGCCAAAGGCAAATAGAGAAGCCAGAAACTAGTGCTGGGCAAATAGACCTAAATTGTCACCCCAATAGTGAGGACATGTCACTGGAAATACCAGGATTGAGCACGATGAACCTTGTTGACACCGCCAACTCACCGTTGGATAATTATATTAAGCAAAATGGGCTTTCAAGCTTCGTGTGGGACCACCAAGGAGGGCCAGCTCAACAAAGTGGAGAGAGTCTGAGGCGCCTATCTGATGAAGCATTTCTGGCATCAATAGGCTGGACTCACGAGAGCATACGCGATTGA
- the LOC133669376 gene encoding uncharacterized protein LOC133669376 has translation MLKTAMSPARSCSDHCAAGSIEEKDAMRVWLELKQNGFLSPSPLSLSASKPKPAPMPNKKRERHRNAGFSEKPELAKVRRVDGLTKVAASASGLLKKINPGTTPSVGMLPTPEKHSEMRRIGGPKGLLKVLKVEPTSMYSRISPPCGLLNEFNPGIINRIRSSKQVFSVIRDFVRRDTVGNIDIPSKQEKRSGENDVIGCPNSSSGSDQLGLCSKGRSDHLCVKTEYDEEFGDLGIDVRRADNEDDKDELKSSISSVTASENASSSVLDEVSASTARGSSLSLEDATAASQWLQFLRHDITWRLEASMHGRTRIQNAIQRELPALMLKEFSVDQETDFLAAKRFVSLSMDVHKAKWINQFDRMDKTPNEEADRLVGN, from the exons atgTTAAAGACTGCAATGAGCCCGGCACGCAGTTGTTCAG ATCATTGTGCTGCTGGTTCGATTGAGGAAAAGGATGCTATGAGAGTTTGGCTGGAATTGAAACAAAATGGATTTCTCTCGCCCTCGCCATTGTCTCTGTCTGCCTCAAAGCCAAAGCCTGCTCCGATGCCAAATAAGAAGCGAGAGAGACATAGAAATGCTGGGTTTAGTGAAAAACCGGAGCTTGCTAAGGTGCGGCGAGTTGATGGGTTGACTAAGGTTGCTGCGTCTGCTTCTGGATTGCTCAAGAAAATTAATCCAGGGACCACACCTTCCGTTGGCATGCTGCCAACGCCAGAAAAGCACAGTGAGATGCGTAGGATTGGTGGACCAAAGGGATTGTTGAAGGTTTTAAAGGTAGAACCGACTAGCATGTACTCTCGGATCTCTCCACCATGTGGGTTGCTTAATGAGTTCAATCCAGGGATCATAAATCGGATACGAAGCAGTAAACAGGTATTTTCAGTGATTCGGGATTTTGTTAGAAGAGATACAGTAGGAAATATTGACATCCCAAGTAAGCAGGAAAAGAGATCCGGGGAAAATGATGTGATTGGATGCCCAAATAGTTCATCAGGAAGTGACCAACTGGGACTATGTTCAAAGGGCCGAAGTGACCATTTGTGTGTGAAAACAGAATATGATGAAGAGTTTGGTGATTTGGGGATAGATGTGAGAAGGGCAGACAATGAAGATGACAAAGATGAATTGAAGTCATCCATATCTTCAGTTACAGCATCTGAAAATGCAAGCAGTTCTGTTCTTGATGAGGTGTCAGCAAGCACAGCAAGGGGTTCTTCTCTTTCTCTAGaag ATGCTACTGCAGCTTCTCAATGGTTGCAATTTCTTCGCCACGACATCACATGGCGTCTTGAAG CATCGATGCATGGTAGAACGAGGATTCAAAATGCAATCCAGAGAGAATTGCCTGCCCTTATGCTCAAAGAATTTTCAGTTGACCAAGAAACTGATTTCTTGGCTGCCAAAAGGTTTGTTTCTTTAAGCATGGATGTCCATAAAGCAAAGTGGATAAATCAGTTTGATCGGATGGATAAGACACCCAATGAAGAGGCGGATCGACTGGTCGGTAATTAA